The Paenibacillus swuensis genome contains the following window.
TGAACAAGGATTACAACATGAAGGCTTCTCCATGATCAACGTGTTTAGCCCGTGTGTAACCTTTAACAAAATCAATACCTATGATTGGTTTAAAGAAAACATTATTGACTTGGAAGAGATTGAAGGTTACGACCCAAGCAATCGAATCCAAGCCATGACCAAATTGATGGAAACCGGCGGCATGCTGACGGGATTGATTTATCAAGATAAGCAGAAGAAGAGCTACGAAAACCTTGTTGCAGGGTTTAAAGAAGAAGGTTTAGCGAAACAAAACATATCGCTCAGCGAAGAAGAGTTTCATAAGCTGTTAGCTGAGTTTAAATAATAAAAAAGGCATAAGGTCTGTTGACCCTATGCCTTTTTGCTGTGTAAAGGGGTGCATGCCTGATCCAGGTTGTACTTCCTATCCAAAAATGGTATATTGGACAGCGGATTTGTGTACGCTAAGATGGGTTACATAGGTAATATGGAGCTAATAGCGAGCAAACCGATGAATTAAAGTGAAGGAAGGTTTAACCATGATGAAACAAGTACCCGTAGGTGTGTCCGCACGCCATATTCATTTATCCAAGGAACATATCGCCGTTCTGTTTGGTGAAGGATATGAATTAAATGAAATGAAAGCTTTGTCCCAACCGGGGCAATACGCTGCCGCAGAAACGGTAGCCGTCATCGGTACAAAGGGCAAATTCGATAAAGTTCGCATCCTTGGCCCAGCTCGCGGCGCCACACAATTAGAGGTATCCCGAACAGACGCTTTCGCTCTGGGAGTGAACCCACCTGTAAGAGAATCCGGTAATATCCAAGGTACACCCGGCATTAAACTGATTGGACCGGCAGGAGAAGTGGAGATGGCTGAAGGGGTAATTATCGCCGCTAGACATATCCATTTTCATACTTCCGATGCTGCAAAATGGGGTATTAACGATAAACAATTACTTCGGGTGCGAGTAGGCGGTGAACGAGGCTTAACGTTTGATCATGTGGTAGCACGGGTTTCGGACAGTTATGCG
Protein-coding sequences here:
- the pduL gene encoding phosphate propanoyltransferase, whose protein sequence is MMKQVPVGVSARHIHLSKEHIAVLFGEGYELNEMKALSQPGQYAAAETVAVIGTKGKFDKVRILGPARGATQLEVSRTDAFALGVNPPVRESGNIQGTPGIKLIGPAGEVEMAEGVIIAARHIHFHTSDAAKWGINDKQLLRVRVGGERGLTFDHVVARVSDSYALDMHIDTDEANASGAKTGDLAEIID